One Palaemon carinicauda isolate YSFRI2023 chromosome 4, ASM3689809v2, whole genome shotgun sequence DNA segment encodes these proteins:
- the LOC137639412 gene encoding uncharacterized protein, giving the protein MDISFLLLERVFLAHPISTSPPTPIQPYLPNHHLYSPTSPPPLIQPHLPTPTYTAPPPHPHLYSATSQPPPIQPHLPTPTYTAPPPHPHLYSPTSPTPPIHPHFPTPIYTAPPPNPHLYIPISLTLIYTSTPPHSTYTHHLPITTYAAPPPHYHLYSPNSSPPPPHLTSSPPLQIPTSPSNLYAPSSPSLL; this is encoded by the exons ATGGACATCAGTTTCCTTCTCTTAGAGA GGGTTTTTCTCGCTCACCCCATCTCCACTTCCCCACCTACACCTATACAGCCCTACCTCCCCAACCACCATCTATACAGCCCCACCTCCCCACCCCCACTTATACAGCCCCACCTCCCCACCCCCACTTATACAGCCCCACCTCCCCACCCCCACCTATACAGCGCCACCTCCCAACCCCCACCTATACAGCCCCACCTCCCCACCCCCACTTATACAGCCCCACCGCCCCACCCCCACCTATACAGCCCCACCTCCCCAACCCCACCTATACACCCTCACTTCCCCACCCCAATTTATACAGCCCCACCTCCCAACCCCCACCTATACATCCCCATCTCCCTAACCCTAATCTATACATCCACACCTCCCCATTCCACCTATACACACCACCTCCCCATCACAACCTATGCAGCCCCACCTCCCCACTACCACCTATACAGCCCCAACTCCTCACCTCCACCTCCCCACCTCACCTCTTCACCCCCCCTACAGATCCCCACCTCCCCATCCAACCTTTATGCCCCCTCCTCCCCATCCCTCCTATAG
- the LOC137639413 gene encoding involucrin-like codes for MEEKEVELKRLEAKVGEIKRMEANEVEIKRMEANEVEINRMEAKEVEINRMEAKEVEIKRMEAKEVMIHRIEGKEVEPKRMEAKKEDSQFLKKEVFSVKTLIGKKEVLSVKTLIEKKEVFSVKTLIEKKEVFSVKTLIEKKEVFSVKTLIEKKEVF; via the exons ATGGAAGAAAAGGAAGTGGAACTTAAGAGATTGGAAGCAAAGGTAGGAGAGATAAAGAGAATGGAAGCTAATGAAGTGGAGATAAAGAGAATGGAAGCTAATGAAGTGGAGATAAACAGAATGGAAGCAAAGGAAGTGGAGATAAACAGAATGGAAGCAAAGGAAGTGGAAATAAAGAGAATGGAAGCAAAGGAAGTAATGATACACAGAATAGAAGGAAAGGAAGTGGAGCCTAAGAGAATGGAAGCAAAG AAGGAAGACAGCCAGTTTCTGAAGAAGGAAGTATTTTCAGTTAAAACTCTCATAGGAAAGAAGGAAGTACTTTCAGTTAAAACTCTCATAGAAAAGAAGGAAGTATTTTCAGTTAAAACTCTCATAGAAAAGAAGGAAGTATTTTCAGTTAAAACTCTCATAGAAAAGAAGGAAGTATTTTCAGTTAAAACTCTCATAGAAAAGAAGGAAGTATTTTAA